In Rickettsia endosymbiont of Gonocerus acuteangulatus, the following are encoded in one genomic region:
- a CDS encoding IS630 family transposase (programmed frameshift) has protein sequence MAKAYSYDLRIRVIKSLTDGKTIKETSEIYSISRKTIIEWKKLKKQTGDVKAKSGYHTGHRRIIRDIEGFKKFIELNFDKTTMELANNWSQKVSASTISRLLNKLGYSYKKTFLHPKRDIGLRNEFILKLKTIDKQDLVFIDESGIEDNSCREHGWSIIGQRCYGEKVYQHKSRISMIAGLCVKDIIAPIIFDGTCNKDIFETYVQEILIKELKAGQIVVMDNINFHKSTKVKTLIESVGCSILFLPTYSPDLNPIEHYWFKIKNEIRKTISNFEHFFDAVYYALKKSLPYRIKL, from the exons ATGGCAAAGGCATATTCATACGATTTAAGAATACGAGTAATAAAAAGTTTAACAGATGGTAAAACAATAAAAGAGACTTCAGAGATATACTCTATTAGTAGGAAGACTATAATAGAGTGGAAAAAATTAAAGAAACAAACTGGGGATGTCAAAGCAAAAAGTGGTTATCATACAGGACATCGTAGAATAATAAGAGACATAGAGGGATTTAAAAAATTTATAGAATTAAATTTTGATAAAACCACCATGGAGCTAGCTAATAACTGGAGTCAAAAAGTATCTGCAAGTACGATATCAAGATTGCTTAATAAATTAGGTTATAGTTAT AAAAAAACTTTTCTTCATCCCAAAAGGGATATTGGTCTAAGGAATGAGTTTATATTGAAACTAAAAACTATAGATAAACAAGATTTAGTATTTATCGATGAGTCTGGGATAGAAGATAATAGCTGTAGAGAACACGGGTGGAGCATTATCGGTCAAAGATGTTATGGTGAAAAGGTCTATCAACATAAATCACGGATTAGTATGATTGCTGGGCTGTGTGTCAAAGATATTATTGCCCCAATAATATTTGATGGGACATGTAATAAGGACATTTTTGAAACTTATGTACAAGAGATATTGATCAAGGAATTAAAGGCTGGTCAGATAGTAGTAATGGATAATATTAATTTTCATAAAAGTACAAAAGTGAAAACGTTAATTGAATCTGTTGGTTGCAGTATTTTATTTTTACCAACTTACTCTCCTGACTTAAATCCTATTGAGCATTACTGGTTTAAAATCAAGAATGAAATAAGAAAAACTATTTCTAATTTTGAGCACTTTTTTGATGCTGTTTACTATGCTCTTAAAAAATCACTACCTTATCGCATTAAGCTATAA
- a CDS encoding TolC family protein, with the protein MSNVAAATAQYNLVNSYRFPQINLQGSSNRTKISKQLKQPNQPKISNNFGLGSVLNYEIELWGLAANASESARRTLLASEYSKEAVRLTVISNVAISYFNILALDKQIYLTKQLKDRSMKQL; encoded by the coding sequence ATGAGCAATGTCGCAGCTGCAACAGCTCAATATAACCTTGTTAATTCTTATAGATTTCCACAGATTAATCTACAAGGAAGTAGCAATCGCACAAAGATTAGTAAACAATTAAAACAACCAAATCAGCCAAAAATTTCTAATAATTTTGGGCTTGGTAGTGTACTTAATTACGAAATAGAATTATGGGGACTAGCTGCTAATGCTAGTGAATCAGCCCGTAGAACCTTGCTAGCAAGCGAATATAGCAAGGAGGCAGTACGGCTAACAGTTATAAGTAATGTGGCTATCAGCTATTTTAATATTCTAGCATTGGATAAACAAATATATCTAACCAAGCAACTAAAAGACAGGAGCATGAAACAGCTTTAA
- a CDS encoding TolC family protein, translated as MKAAEQNLFAADSNLRAVKATYFPQISLTGLLGFGSNKLNTLFGSSAETWQVGGTIAGPIFDFGKTKANVEIVESTKQQYIAMYKATVRTAFGEVMDALSAQQTVSNNFRIWQQNEVALTSYF; from the coding sequence ATTAAGGCAGCAGAGCAGAATTTATTTGCAGCTGATAGTAATTTAAGAGCAGTGAAAGCCACTTATTTTCCGCAGATTTCTTTAACAGGTTTATTAGGTTTTGGCAGTAATAAGTTAAATACTCTATTTGGTAGCTCAGCTGAGACTTGGCAAGTAGGTGGTACTATAGCTGGTCCTATCTTTGATTTCGGTAAAACTAAGGCTAATGTAGAGATTGTGGAAAGCACTAAACAACAATACATAGCTATGTATAAAGCAACTGTGCGTACAGCTTTTGGTGAGGTTATGGACGCTTTATCGGCTCAGCAAACAGTGAGTAATAATTTTCGTATCTGGCAACAAAATGAAGTAGCCTTAACCTCTTATTTTTAA
- the tnpA gene encoding IS200/IS605 family transposase, giving the protein MSKYIHKSHNVTVLLYHMVFPAKYRRAVFDVSVDQVLREICLEIEKRYQIKFLEIGVDEDHVHFLVQSVPTYSVTKIVTTIKSVTARQIFRQCPQVKKQLWGGEFWTDGYFTSTVGKHGNENMIGKYVKNQGKEYQKLHEDHQLAFF; this is encoded by the coding sequence ATGAGCAAATATATACATAAAAGTCATAATGTTACGGTACTGCTGTATCACATGGTATTTCCAGCAAAATATCGCCGAGCAGTGTTTGACGTATCAGTTGATCAAGTATTACGAGAAATATGTTTAGAGATAGAAAAGAGATATCAAATAAAATTTTTAGAAATAGGGGTTGATGAAGATCATGTCCATTTTTTGGTACAATCTGTACCAACCTATAGCGTAACAAAAATAGTAACAACAATTAAAAGTGTTACAGCTCGTCAAATATTTAGACAGTGTCCACAGGTAAAGAAACAATTATGGGGTGGAGAATTTTGGACTGATGGATATTTTACGAGTACGGTAGGTAAGCATGGAAATGAGAATATGATAGGAAAATACGTAAAAAACCAAGGCAAGGAATATCAGAAACTGCATGAGGATCATCAGCTAGCTTTCTTCTAA
- a CDS encoding transposase, with protein sequence MTFSDEEIRHGVEIHIKGFAKNKHVNLFKFTVSTNRVEYVVTNNKTHKSSKAAQDECGFRWVIESMHREIKQLTGIERCQCRKQRIQRNHISWAFLVWAFLKRTANTIGKTVYQIKLGLLDDYMQQQLRSPSLRYLEPNIA encoded by the coding sequence TTGACATTTTCAGATGAAGAGATCAGGCATGGAGTAGAGATTCATATAAAAGGCTTTGCTAAAAATAAGCATGTTAATTTGTTTAAATTTACTGTTTCTACCAACAGAGTTGAGTATGTTGTTACCAATAACAAAACTCACAAATCTTCTAAAGCTGCACAAGATGAGTGTGGCTTTCGATGGGTAATTGAGAGCATGCACAGAGAAATTAAGCAACTTACTGGGATAGAACGTTGTCAATGCAGGAAACAGCGTATTCAACGTAATCATATTAGTTGGGCATTTTTAGTTTGGGCATTTCTCAAAAGGACTGCAAATACAATCGGTAAAACGGTTTACCAAATAAAGTTAGGGCTTTTAGATGACTATATGCAACAACAGCTGCGTTCTCCATCTTTACGATATTTAGAACCAAACATAGCGTAA
- a CDS encoding IS630 family transposase (programmed frameshift), whose amino-acid sequence MARAYAIELRLRVIKAVEAGIRISKVSKLFNVSRDTIYKWKKLKDKQGTLEAATGYQKGHSHKIKDSEFFKANMNKTSKELAKQWGNIASVTILRQIRKLGYSYKKTHFHPKRDIKLRNEFIAKIQTITKDKLVYLDESGIEDNACKEYGWSIIGQRCYGEKVYQHKFRISMIAGLCNGNLITPVIFEGNCNTEVFKTYIRDVLITELQPGQTVIMDNINFHKNSKVKELIESVGCTILYLPTYSPDLNPIEHYWFKIKNEIRKVVGDFETFYDAVFNTIKLSVS is encoded by the exons ATGGCACGAGCATATGCAATAGAACTAAGACTAAGAGTTATAAAAGCTGTAGAAGCAGGGATACGAATAAGTAAGGTAAGTAAATTATTTAATGTAAGTCGTGATACTATATATAAATGGAAAAAATTAAAAGATAAGCAAGGTACTTTAGAAGCAGCAACTGGTTATCAGAAAGGACATAGTCATAAGATAAAAGATTCAGAATTTTTTAAAGCTAATATGAATAAAACATCAAAGGAGTTAGCAAAGCAATGGGGTAATATTGCATCTGTAACTATTTTAAGACAAATCAGAAAACTTGGCTATAGCTATAAA AAAACTCATTTTCATCCGAAAAGAGATATTAAATTAAGAAATGAATTTATAGCAAAGATACAAACCATCACAAAAGACAAATTAGTATATCTTGATGAATCTGGAATAGAGGATAATGCTTGCAAAGAGTATGGATGGAGCATTATAGGACAAAGGTGTTATGGAGAAAAGGTGTATCAACATAAATTTAGAATAAGTATGATAGCTGGTCTTTGTAATGGTAATCTTATTACTCCTGTAATATTTGAAGGTAATTGTAATACAGAGGTCTTTAAAACTTATATTAGGGATGTATTAATTACAGAATTACAACCTGGGCAAACCGTTATTATGGATAACATTAATTTTCATAAAAATTCTAAAGTTAAAGAGTTAATTGAATCCGTTGGTTGTACCATATTGTATTTACCAACTTACTCTCCTGATTTAAATCCTATAGAGCATTACTGGTTTAAGATAAAAAATGAAATTAGGAAAGTTGTAGGAGATTTTGAAACATTTTATGATGCTGTTTTTAATACTATTAAATTGTCAGTATCTTAA
- a CDS encoding transposase, with protein MQRICSHDVINRFLRNEKYTPSLLWEHIKNDVIFSSNGYTIFDDTVLNKRNTKQIEIARSQYSGATGRVTKGIGVVSLVYYNPDINKFWVIDYRIFAPDHDGATKLEHLLNMLNNAVYSKKIPFQTVLFDTWYSTHKIMQHVDSLGKYYYAPIKANRNVSKTHDSKPYKAVKELTFSDEEIRHGVEIHIKGFAKNKHVNLFKFTVSTNRVEYVVTNNKTHKSSKAAQDECGFRWVIESMHREIKQLTGIERCQCRKQRIQRNHISWAFLVWAFLKRTANTIGKTVYQIKLGLLDDYMQQQLRSPSLRYLEPNIV; from the coding sequence ATGCAAAGAATATGTAGTCATGATGTTATTAATAGATTTTTAAGGAATGAAAAATATACACCTTCTTTGTTATGGGAACACATCAAGAATGATGTTATTTTTTCATCTAATGGATATACAATATTTGATGATACGGTTTTAAATAAAAGGAATACGAAGCAAATAGAAATTGCAAGATCGCAGTACAGTGGAGCTACAGGTAGAGTTACTAAAGGTATAGGAGTAGTGAGTCTGGTATATTATAACCCTGATATTAATAAGTTTTGGGTAATAGATTATCGAATTTTTGCACCTGATCATGATGGAGCAACAAAACTAGAACACCTATTAAACATGTTAAATAATGCTGTTTATAGCAAGAAGATTCCTTTTCAAACAGTACTTTTTGACACATGGTATTCTACACACAAAATTATGCAACATGTTGACTCTCTGGGGAAATATTATTATGCCCCTATTAAAGCCAATAGAAACGTTAGTAAAACACACGATTCTAAACCTTATAAAGCTGTAAAAGAGTTGACATTTTCAGATGAAGAGATCAGGCATGGAGTAGAGATTCATATAAAAGGCTTTGCTAAAAATAAGCATGTTAATTTGTTTAAATTTACTGTTTCTACCAACAGAGTTGAGTATGTTGTTACCAATAACAAAACTCACAAATCTTCTAAAGCTGCACAAGATGAGTGTGGCTTTCGATGGGTAATTGAGAGCATGCACAGAGAAATTAAGCAACTTACTGGGATAGAACGTTGTCAATGCAGGAAACAGCGTATTCAACGTAATCATATTAGTTGGGCATTTTTAGTTTGGGCATTTCTCAAAAGGACTGCAAATACAATCGGTAAAACGGTTTACCAAATAAAGTTAGGGCTTTTAGATGACTATATGCAACAACAGCTGCGTTCTCCATCTTTACGATATTTAGAACCAAACATAGTGTAA
- the mdh gene encoding malate dehydrogenase, with the protein MKKNPKISLIGSGNIGGTLAHLISLKNLGDIVLFDVAEGIPQGKALDIMQANTLAGSDIKIKGTNDYKDIKGSDTIIITAGLPRKPGMSRDDLISVNTGIMKSVAENVKKYAPNAFVIVITNPLDVMVYVMLKESGLPHNKVIGMAGVLDSSRFNLFLAEEFKVSTYSVSSIVLGGHGDAMVPLARYSTVKGVPIPDLVKMGLSTNERIEKIIDRTRNGGGEIVALLKTGSAYYAPAASAVEMLESYLQDKRQILTCAAYLQGEYGVKDLYAGVPIIIGKNGVEKVIELQLTADEQALFDKSVDGVRKLIETVK; encoded by the coding sequence ATGAAAAAAAATCCAAAAATCTCATTAATAGGAAGCGGTAATATAGGTGGAACGCTTGCTCATTTAATCAGTCTTAAAAACTTAGGTGATATAGTATTATTTGATGTGGCTGAAGGAATTCCGCAAGGAAAAGCTCTAGATATAATGCAAGCAAATACTCTAGCAGGTTCTGATATCAAAATTAAAGGCACAAATGACTATAAAGATATTAAAGGGTCAGACACAATAATTATTACTGCCGGTTTGCCTAGAAAACCTGGCATGAGTAGAGACGATTTAATTAGCGTCAATACCGGTATTATGAAAAGCGTTGCAGAAAATGTTAAAAAATACGCTCCTAATGCTTTTGTAATAGTAATTACCAACCCGCTAGATGTCATGGTTTACGTGATGTTGAAAGAAAGCGGCTTGCCACATAATAAAGTTATTGGTATGGCGGGCGTGCTTGACTCCTCAAGATTTAACCTTTTTCTTGCTGAGGAGTTTAAAGTGTCAACTTATAGCGTTAGCAGTATAGTACTTGGCGGTCATGGTGATGCTATGGTACCGCTTGCTAGATATTCTACTGTCAAAGGTGTGCCTATACCTGATCTGGTAAAAATGGGATTATCAACCAATGAGCGTATCGAAAAAATAATTGATCGCACTAGAAATGGCGGTGGCGAAATCGTGGCATTACTTAAAACAGGATCAGCTTATTATGCCCCTGCTGCTTCTGCTGTAGAAATGCTTGAATCTTATTTACAAGATAAACGACAAATTCTAACCTGTGCTGCTTACTTGCAAGGCGAATATGGCGTAAAAGATTTATATGCTGGTGTACCCATTATTATAGGCAAAAATGGTGTAGAGAAAGTAATCGAACTGCAACTAACTGCTGATGAACAAGCTTTATTTGATAAGTCAGTAGACGGAGTTAGAAAGTTGATTGAAACGGTGAAGTAA
- a CDS encoding efflux RND transporter permease subunit gives MTLSLTAVFIPILFMSGILGKLLHELAVVITTAILLSGVISITVTPMLCNVFLKDGCHPRESRDPEKQMDSRLRGNDSITEKAFEYIKQKYSNSLEVVAEYSKTTMLVFLLVIIVATAYLFGLVRKGFMPASDTGQILIFTEAAQTISFDAMVKEQQQVSDVLLKNPNIELFFSAVGVSGRNSSVNPRYDFYQPKTT, from the coding sequence ATGACCTTGTCATTAACTGCTGTATTCATACCAATATTATTTATGAGCGGTATTTTAGGAAAATTATTGCACGAACTCGCTGTTGTAATCACTACTGCTATCCTGCTTTCAGGAGTTATTTCAATCACTGTTACCCCAATGTTATGTAATGTGTTTTTGAAGGATGGATGTCATCCTCGCGAAAGCAGGGATCCAGAAAAACAAATGGATTCCCGCCTACGCGGGAATGACAGTATAACCGAAAAAGCTTTCGAATATATCAAACAAAAATATAGTAATAGCCTTGAGGTAGTAGCTGAATACTCTAAAACTACTATGCTTGTATTTTTGCTAGTGATTATTGTTGCAACAGCCTATCTTTTCGGATTAGTGCGTAAAGGCTTTATGCCTGCTTCCGATACTGGACAAATCCTAATATTTACTGAAGCTGCTCAAACTATTTCCTTTGATGCAATGGTGAAAGAACAACAACAAGTAAGTGACGTATTACTTAAAAACCCTAATATAGAGTTGTTCTTTTCGGCAGTTGGTGTATCAGGCAGAAATTCATCAGTTAATCCAAGGTACGATTTTTATCAGCCTAAAACCACGTAA
- a CDS encoding transposase, producing the protein MFKFTVPTNRVEYVVTNNKTQKSSKAAQDECGFRWVIESMHREIKQLTGIERCQCRKQRLQRNHISWAFLVWAFLKRTANTIGKTVYQIKLGLLDDYMQQQLRSPSLRYLEPNIA; encoded by the coding sequence TTGTTTAAATTTACTGTTCCTACCAACAGAGTTGAGTATGTTGTTACCAATAACAAAACTCAAAAATCTTCTAAAGCTGCACAAGATGAGTGTGGCTTTCGATGGGTAATTGAGAGCATGCACAGAGAAATTAAGCAACTTACTGGGATAGAACGTTGTCAATGCAGGAAACAGCGTCTTCAACGTAATCATATTAGTTGGGCATTTTTAGTTTGGGCATTTCTCAAAAGGACTGCAAATACAATCGGTAAAACGGTTTACCAAATAAAGTTAGGGCTTTTAGATGACTATATGCAACAACAGCTGCGTTCTCCATCTTTACGATATTTAGAACCAAACATAGCGTAA
- a CDS encoding transposase — MSKRIKLQAIPINRTDYCQFLIVSQKNYSLTYYAEHAKKCSHDVINRFLRNEKYTPSLLWEHIKNDVIFSSNGYTIFDDTVLNKRNTKQIEIARSQYSGATGRVTKGIGVVSLVYYNPDINKFWVIDYRIFAPDHDGATKLEHLLNMLNNAVYSKKIPFQTVLFDTWYSTHKIMQHVDSLGKYYYAPIKANRNVSKTHNSKPSKLTLCYSKYAKNSYYTAMFYSEALHNIP; from the coding sequence ATGTCAAAGAGGATAAAGTTGCAAGCAATACCAATTAATAGGACAGATTATTGTCAATTTTTAATAGTTAGCCAAAAGAATTATAGTTTAACCTACTACGCTGAACATGCAAAGAAATGTAGTCATGATGTTATTAATAGATTTTTAAGGAATGAAAAATATACACCTTCTTTGTTATGGGAACACATCAAGAATGATGTTATTTTTTCATCTAATGGATATACAATATTTGATGATACGGTTTTAAATAAAAGGAATACGAAGCAAATAGAAATTGCAAGATCGCAGTACAGTGGAGCTACAGGTAGAGTTACTAAAGGTATAGGAGTAGTGAGTCTGGTATATTATAACCCTGATATTAATAAGTTTTGGGTAATAGATTATCGAATTTTTGCACCTGATCATGATGGAGCAACAAAACTAGAACACCTATTAAACATGTTAAATAATGCTGTTTATAGCAAGAAGATTCCTTTTCAAACAGTACTTTTTGACACATGGTATTCTACACACAAAATTATGCAACATGTTGACTCTCTGGGGAAATATTATTATGCCCCTATTAAAGCCAATAGAAACGTTAGTAAAACACACAATTCTAAACCTTCAAAACTTACGCTATGTTATAGCAAATATGCTAAAAACTCTTATTACACAGCAATGTTTTATAGTGAAGCACTTCATAATATCCCTTAA
- a CDS encoding CopG family transcriptional regulator — MSKKIKYTDGEIGRVKIVQDFLPSPKELLLKDDSVKITISLSKESIEFFKSEAAHLHVPYQKMIRALLDKYTEHYNK, encoded by the coding sequence ATGAGCAAGAAAATAAAATATACTGATGGGGAAATAGGTAGAGTAAAAATAGTACAAGATTTTTTGCCTTCCCCTAAAGAGCTATTATTAAAAGATGATTCAGTAAAAATAACTATCTCATTAAGTAAAGAAAGTATAGAATTTTTTAAATCAGAGGCAGCTCATTTGCATGTTCCTTATCAAAAAATGATTAGAGCTTTGTTAGACAAATATACTGAGCATTATAATAAATAG
- a CDS encoding BrnT family toxin — MLKIYEAQKAFLDINRIILEDIDHSIIEKRYFCLGKIEDNILTVRFMFRNHRIRIFGAGYWRKGKKIYEQENKIY, encoded by the coding sequence ATATTAAAAATTTATGAAGCTCAAAAAGCATTTTTAGACATTAATAGGATAATACTTGAAGATATAGATCATAGTATTATAGAAAAAAGATATTTTTGTTTAGGTAAAATTGAGGATAATATTTTAACAGTCCGTTTTATGTTTCGAAATCATCGTATAAGAATTTTTGGAGCAGGATATTGGCGTAAAGGTAAGAAAATTTATGAGCAAGAAAATAAAATATACTGA
- a CDS encoding transposase: MSKRIKLQAIPINRTDYCQFLIVSQKNYSLTYYAEHAKKCSHDVINRFLRNEKYTPSLLWEHIKNDVIFSSNGYTIFDDTVSNKRNTKQIEIARSQYSGATGRVTKGIGVVSLVYYNPDINKFWVIDYRIFAPDHDGATKLEHLLNMLNNAVYSKKIPFQTVLFDTWYSTHKIMQHVDSLGKYYYAPIKANRNVSKTHDSKPYKAVKELTFSDEEIRHGVEIHIKGFAKNKHVNLFKFTVSTNRVEYVVTNNKTHKSSKAAQDECGFRWVIESMHREIKQLTGIERCQCRKQRIQRNHISWAFLVWAFLKRTANTIGKTVYQIKLGLLDDYMQQQLRSPSLRYLEPNIA; encoded by the coding sequence ATGTCAAAGAGGATAAAGTTGCAAGCAATACCAATTAATAGGACAGATTATTGTCAATTTTTAATAGTTAGCCAAAAGAATTATAGTTTAACCTACTACGCTGAACATGCAAAGAAATGTAGTCATGATGTTATTAATAGATTTTTAAGGAATGAAAAATATACACCTTCTTTGTTATGGGAACACATCAAGAATGATGTTATTTTTTCATCTAATGGATATACAATATTTGATGATACGGTTTCAAATAAAAGGAATACGAAGCAAATAGAAATTGCAAGATCGCAGTACAGTGGAGCTACAGGTAGAGTTACTAAAGGTATAGGAGTAGTGAGTCTGGTATATTATAACCCTGATATTAATAAGTTTTGGGTAATAGATTATCGAATTTTTGCACCTGATCATGATGGAGCAACAAAACTAGAACACCTATTAAACATGTTAAATAATGCTGTTTATAGCAAGAAGATTCCTTTTCAAACAGTACTTTTTGACACATGGTATTCTACACACAAAATTATGCAACATGTTGACTCTCTGGGGAAATATTATTATGCCCCTATTAAAGCCAATAGAAACGTTAGTAAAACGCACGATTCTAAACCTTATAAAGCTGTAAAAGAGTTGACATTTTCAGATGAAGAGATCAGGCATGGAGTAGAGATTCATATAAAAGGCTTTGCTAAAAATAAGCATGTTAATTTGTTTAAATTTACTGTTTCTACCAACAGAGTTGAGTATGTTGTTACCAATAACAAAACTCACAAATCTTCTAAAGCTGCACAAGATGAGTGTGGCTTTCGATGGGTAATTGAGAGCATGCACAGAGAAATTAAGCAACTTACTGGGATAGAACGTTGTCAATGCAGGAAACAGCGTATTCAACGTAATCATATTAGTTGGGCATTTTTAGTTTGGGCATTTCTCAAAAGGACTGCAAATACAATCGGTAAAACGGTTTACCAAATAAAGTTAGGGCTTTTAGATGACTATATGCAACAACAGCTGCGTTCTCCATCTTTACGATATTTAGAACCAAACATAGCGTAA
- a CDS encoding ATP-binding protein — protein sequence MNLQYQRIEELCRCLGLIQTAESYLDIAQSSSKEESSYTDFLESILKTELLVRQNRSKSILTRMAGFPAIKTLDDFDYDFATGVKRQVLEGLKSLSFVEKQENVILLGPSGVGKTHIAIGLGYAATQSGIKTKFITAADLMLVLDAGLNQGNLNSIIKVIPAASSGVF from the coding sequence ATGAACCTGCAGTACCAACGTATTGAAGAACTATGCCGTTGCTTGGGTCTTATTCAGACAGCTGAAAGTTATCTTGATATTGCACAATCCTCTAGCAAAGAAGAATCAAGTTATACGGATTTTCTTGAATCAATATTAAAGACTGAATTGTTAGTACGGCAGAATAGGAGTAAATCAATACTCACTAGAATGGCAGGTTTTCCTGCTATAAAAACACTAGATGATTTCGATTATGATTTTGCTACAGGAGTAAAGCGTCAGGTCTTGGAAGGGCTAAAATCTCTGTCTTTTGTAGAAAAACAGGAAAATGTTATTCTTCTCGGCCCCTCGGGGGTAGGTAAAACCCATATAGCCATAGGCCTTGGTTATGCAGCCACACAAAGCGGGATCAAGACTAAATTTATAACAGCTGCAGATTTAATGCTTGTGCTTGATGCCGGATTAAATCAAGGAAACCTAAATTCCATAATAAAAGTAATCCCCGCCGCAAGCAGCGGGGTATTTTAG
- a CDS encoding APC family permease, which translates to MSQKLGFWAVFALVTGSQIGTSVFILPLSLAPYGIYSMWGWVLSLFGAMSIALVFSYLCAKFPKTGGPHVYIRESFGKKAAFFVGWTYWVISFISTSIVVISAIGYLTPFFKSQAILDLILQIILLAAIMILNLKGPEVAGKAEFYLTLLKFIPLLIVGICALSHFNTDNVAIAEEVENLSVPAIMGRVALLTFWGFIGVECATTTAGSVKNPSKTIPRAIMLGTFCVAVLYLINSIGIMGLIPASELIVSKAPYADAAAKLFGGKWSSVIAVIASIICIGTLNAWVLTSGQIVLGLAEDGLLPKFFAKKNSNNAPVWGIIVSCLGIVPLLVFTANDNFAEQITQIIDFSVIAFLYVYLICGLAFLKIILSSKKNFSYYYLLIAIISIVFCAWVIYETPIKTLIIASAFTIAGIPLYYLWYKGRK; encoded by the coding sequence ATGTCACAAAAATTAGGATTTTGGGCAGTTTTTGCATTAGTAACCGGTAGCCAAATCGGTACTAGTGTTTTTATACTTCCTTTAAGTTTAGCACCTTATGGTATATATAGCATGTGGGGATGGGTGCTTTCGCTATTCGGTGCTATGAGCATCGCACTTGTATTTTCATATCTATGTGCAAAATTTCCTAAGACAGGCGGTCCGCATGTTTATATCCGTGAGAGCTTTGGGAAAAAAGCCGCCTTTTTTGTCGGTTGGACTTATTGGGTTATATCATTTATTAGCACTAGCATAGTTGTAATCTCTGCTATAGGTTATCTCACTCCTTTTTTCAAATCACAAGCAATATTAGATTTAATATTACAGATAATATTACTAGCTGCTATCATGATTTTAAATTTAAAAGGTCCTGAAGTGGCAGGCAAAGCAGAGTTTTATTTAACATTATTAAAATTCATACCTTTATTAATAGTGGGAATATGTGCGTTATCGCATTTTAATACAGATAATGTAGCTATTGCTGAGGAAGTAGAGAATTTAAGCGTTCCGGCTATCATGGGTAGGGTAGCACTGCTTACTTTTTGGGGGTTTATTGGAGTAGAATGTGCAACAACTACGGCAGGTTCGGTAAAAAATCCTTCTAAGACTATCCCAAGGGCTATAATGCTTGGAACTTTCTGCGTTGCCGTATTATATCTTATTAATAGTATTGGTATAATGGGTTTAATTCCTGCCTCAGAGCTAATTGTTTCAAAAGCTCCTTATGCTGATGCAGCAGCAAAATTATTCGGCGGTAAATGGTCAAGTGTAATTGCCGTTATAGCATCTATTATTTGTATCGGCACACTTAATGCTTGGGTGCTAACTAGCGGACAGATTGTTTTAGGTCTTGCAGAAGATGGTTTATTGCCAAAATTTTTTGCTAAGAAAAATAGTAATAATGCACCGGTATGGGGGATTATTGTAAGTTGCCTTGGTATTGTGCCGTTATTAGTATTTACAGCGAATGATAATTTTGCTGAGCAGATTACGCAAATAATAGATTTTTCGGTTATTGCTTTCTTGTATGTTTACTTAATTTGTGGCTTAGCTTTTTTAAAAATAATTCTTAGTTCAAAGAAAAATTTTTCTTATTATTATTTATTGATTGCCATAATATCAATCGTTTTTTGTGCTTGGGTTATTTATGAAACACCTATTAAAACATTAATCATAGCTAGTGCTTTTACTATAGCCGGCATTCCTTTATATTATTTATGGTATAAAGGTAGAAAATAA